One region of Primulina tabacum isolate GXHZ01 chromosome 1, ASM2559414v2, whole genome shotgun sequence genomic DNA includes:
- the LOC142551311 gene encoding protein LEO1 homolog isoform X1, translated as MTKHEKDQVPNPENEHQAKSQGEAELPSESVPKNSGHCKGKSSRSLGNEKDVDPAVLSASVMRDVFGDTGSDEKSEDGGHNQFDKIENGLPVDKKLYANVARNENSSYKCQAEHAVSNFKGEYVDAADKLPLVFEIPSRPHSSSSDKMATFNISNVIGVDPKPFDPSTYVEENYYVTDTSGSKRHLPSANIIRWRQVSGPGGKISLESNARFVTWSDGSLQLLIGNESFDVSEQAVEDIQSHLFVKLKHEKGIYQAQGRITRKMRFMPSSLSSNSHQVLTAMVNSRNQKGSKVKQYVTDVDPEFLAEEQMRAEKQIMKADRQLKGKKKKTSKKYKAKGHKGKGLAPEYLEDTINKNHYEPELSDALHHFEMDQEKEAAAEKRLLIAKKGPNDLLREMPELKDGLKGGMAEGSIPHWMIKEVQEEHEEIFEDSEDDATEPKAEGKKSRSSLKKYIESDEESPKRRIATRRQMAMVYDSSEE; from the exons ATGACCAAG CATGAAAAGGACCAGGTGCCCAACCCTGAGAATGAACACCAAGCTAAAAGCCAAGGAGAGGCTGAACTACCAAGCGAAAGCGTGCCAAAGAATTCGGGTCATTGTAAGGGAAAAAGCTCAAG ATCTCTTGGTAATGAGAAAGATGTGGATCCAGCAGTGCTTTCAGCTTCAGTCATGCGTGATGTTTTTGGGGACACTGGCAGTGATGAAAAATCAGAGGATGGAGGTCATAATCAGTTTGACAAAATTGAGAAT GGATTACCTGTGGACAAAAAACTTTATGCCAATGTTGCACGTAATGAAAATTCGTCATACAAGTGTCAAGCAGAACATGCTGTGTCTAATTTCAAGGGCGAGTATGTTGATGCGGCCGACAAGCTCCCACTGGTGTTTGAGATTCCTTCTCGCCCTCACTCTTCTTCCTCAGATAAG ATGGCAACATTTAACATCTCCAATGTAATTGGCGTTGACCCCAAACCATTTGATCCCAGTACATATGTTGAAGAGAACTATTATGTGACTGATACATCTGGATCTAAACGGCATCTACCCTCGGCCAACATAATCCGATGGAGACAAGTTTCTGGTCCTGGTGGAAAAATATCT CTTGAAAGCAATGCTCGCTTTGTTACATGGTCAGATGGGAGTTTACAGTTGCTTATCGGAAATGAAAGTTTTGACGTGTCTGAGCAGGCTGTAGAGGACATTCAGTCACATCTTTTTGTCAAGCTCAAGCATGAAAAG GGAATTTACCAGGCTCAGGGGAGAATCACAAGAAAGATGAGGTTTATGCCTTCATCCTTATCATCCAATTCCCATCAAGTCTTGACTGCTATGGTTAATTCCCGAAATCAAAAGGGCAGTAAAGTGAAGCAGTATGTTACTGACGTGGACCCGGAGTTTTTAGCAGAAGAACAAATGAGG GCTGAAAAGCAAATTATGAAAGCTGATAGACAACTtaaaggaaagaagaaaaaaacatCGAAGAAGTACAAAGCTAAGGGTCACAAGGGGAAAGGACTTGCACCTGAATATCTGGAGGATACAATTAACAAG AATCATTATGAACCTGAACTCTCTGATGCTCTTCACCATTTTGAGATGGACCAAGAGAAGGAAGCTGCAGCAGAGAAGCGCCTATTGATTGCAAAAAAG GGGCCAAATGATCTTTTAAGGGAAATGCCAGAGTTAAAAGATGGACTTAAAGGAGGAATGGCTGAAGGTTCCATACCACACTGGATGATCAAAGAAGTCCAGGAGGAACATGaagaaatctttgaagattCAGAAGATGATGCTACG GAGCCAAAGGCAGAAGGTAAGAAGTCAAGAAGTAGCCTAAAAAAGTACATTGAATCAGACGAGGAATCCCCTAAAAGGAGAATTGCCACCCGACGCCAGATGGCAATGGTGTATGATAGCAGTGAGGAATAA
- the LOC142551311 gene encoding protein LEO1 homolog isoform X2: MRDVFGDTGSDEKSEDGGHNQFDKIENGLPVDKKLYANVARNENSSYKCQAEHAVSNFKGEYVDAADKLPLVFEIPSRPHSSSSDKMATFNISNVIGVDPKPFDPSTYVEENYYVTDTSGSKRHLPSANIIRWRQVSGPGGKISLESNARFVTWSDGSLQLLIGNESFDVSEQAVEDIQSHLFVKLKHEKGIYQAQGRITRKMRFMPSSLSSNSHQVLTAMVNSRNQKGSKVKQYVTDVDPEFLAEEQMRAEKQIMKADRQLKGKKKKTSKKYKAKGHKGKGLAPEYLEDTINKNHYEPELSDALHHFEMDQEKEAAAEKRLLIAKKGPNDLLREMPELKDGLKGGMAEGSIPHWMIKEVQEEHEEIFEDSEDDATEPKAEGKKSRSSLKKYIESDEESPKRRIATRRQMAMVYDSSEE, translated from the exons ATGCGTGATGTTTTTGGGGACACTGGCAGTGATGAAAAATCAGAGGATGGAGGTCATAATCAGTTTGACAAAATTGAGAAT GGATTACCTGTGGACAAAAAACTTTATGCCAATGTTGCACGTAATGAAAATTCGTCATACAAGTGTCAAGCAGAACATGCTGTGTCTAATTTCAAGGGCGAGTATGTTGATGCGGCCGACAAGCTCCCACTGGTGTTTGAGATTCCTTCTCGCCCTCACTCTTCTTCCTCAGATAAG ATGGCAACATTTAACATCTCCAATGTAATTGGCGTTGACCCCAAACCATTTGATCCCAGTACATATGTTGAAGAGAACTATTATGTGACTGATACATCTGGATCTAAACGGCATCTACCCTCGGCCAACATAATCCGATGGAGACAAGTTTCTGGTCCTGGTGGAAAAATATCT CTTGAAAGCAATGCTCGCTTTGTTACATGGTCAGATGGGAGTTTACAGTTGCTTATCGGAAATGAAAGTTTTGACGTGTCTGAGCAGGCTGTAGAGGACATTCAGTCACATCTTTTTGTCAAGCTCAAGCATGAAAAG GGAATTTACCAGGCTCAGGGGAGAATCACAAGAAAGATGAGGTTTATGCCTTCATCCTTATCATCCAATTCCCATCAAGTCTTGACTGCTATGGTTAATTCCCGAAATCAAAAGGGCAGTAAAGTGAAGCAGTATGTTACTGACGTGGACCCGGAGTTTTTAGCAGAAGAACAAATGAGG GCTGAAAAGCAAATTATGAAAGCTGATAGACAACTtaaaggaaagaagaaaaaaacatCGAAGAAGTACAAAGCTAAGGGTCACAAGGGGAAAGGACTTGCACCTGAATATCTGGAGGATACAATTAACAAG AATCATTATGAACCTGAACTCTCTGATGCTCTTCACCATTTTGAGATGGACCAAGAGAAGGAAGCTGCAGCAGAGAAGCGCCTATTGATTGCAAAAAAG GGGCCAAATGATCTTTTAAGGGAAATGCCAGAGTTAAAAGATGGACTTAAAGGAGGAATGGCTGAAGGTTCCATACCACACTGGATGATCAAAGAAGTCCAGGAGGAACATGaagaaatctttgaagattCAGAAGATGATGCTACG GAGCCAAAGGCAGAAGGTAAGAAGTCAAGAAGTAGCCTAAAAAAGTACATTGAATCAGACGAGGAATCCCCTAAAAGGAGAATTGCCACCCGACGCCAGATGGCAATGGTGTATGATAGCAGTGAGGAATAA